The window GGCGCGGGTGCGCCGCGAGCGCGACCCCGAGCGCGTCCAGGCGGCGCTCGAGGGGCTGCGCCAGGCCGCCGTGACCGGTCGGAACACCATGCCCCACTTCGTCGAGGCCGCCCTCGCCTACGCCACCCTGGGCGAGATGATGGACGTGCTGCGCGAGGTCTACGGGGTGTACGAGGAACCTGTGATGGTCTGACCGGTTCGTGGTAAACGGTACGTGGTGCGTGGTAGGTAGTTCATGGTAAAGATGCGCGGCCGGCTGCAAGCAGCCGGCCGCGACCACGCACCACCTACTACGCACTACGAACCGATCTTGTTCCCCTTCTCGTCGTACTTGTAGAACCCCTGACCGCTCTTGCGGCCCAGCAGGCCGGCCTGGACCATCTTCTTGAGCAGCGGCGAGGGGCGGTACTTGCTGTCGCCGAAGCCCTCGTACAGCACCTCCATGATGGCCAGCACGGTGTCGAGGCCGATGAAGTCGGCCAGCGTCAGCGGGCCCATGGGGTGGTTCATGCCCAGCTTCATTACGGTGTCGATGGCCTCGGGGGTGGCCACCCCCTCCATCACCGCCTGGATGGCCTCGTTGAGCATGGGAATGAGGACGCGGTTGGAGACGAAGCCGGGGTAGTCGTTGACCTCGACGGGCACCTTGCCCATCTTCTCGGCCGTCGCCATCACCAACCGGGTGACCTCGTCCGTGGTCTTGTAGCCGCGGATCACCTCGACGAGCTTCATGAGCGGCACCGGGTTCATGAAGTGCATGCCGATGAAGCGCTCGGGGCGGGTGGTGTAGCTGGCCAGTTTGGTGATGGGGATCGAGGAGGTGTTGGAGGCGAAGACGGCCTCGGGCTTGACCACCTTGTCGAGCGTCTGGAAGAGCTTGCCCTTGACCGACTCGTTTTCCACGATGGCTTCGACGACCAGGTCGCAGTCCGCGAAGTCCGCGGGGTTGAGCGTCGTTTTGATGCGGGCCAGGGTCGCGTCGGCCTCTTCCTGGGTGATCTTCTCTTTGCGCAGGAAGCGGTCGAGCGACCTTCGGATGGCCTCGAGCCCCTTCTTGAGGCTCAGCTCCTCGACGTCCATGAGCACGACCTCGTACCCCGACTGGGCCGCCACCTGAGCGATGCCCGAACCCATCTGCCCCGCGCCGATGACTCCGATCTTCTGGATCTCCATCACGTCCTCCTCCTACTTGAACAAGGGCGGTTCGATGCCCTCGGCCTCGGCCTTGGTGTAGAGCCCGTACTCGATGCCGTCGAAGAGCGCCTGCCAGGTGGCCTGGATCAGGTCGCGGCTGATGCCGATCGTGCTCCAGTTGCGCTCGCCGTCGGTGAAGGTTACGGTGACCCGCGCCCGCAGCTCCTGCTTGCCGCGCGGGTAGAAGGTGCGCACCCGCACCGCGGCCAGCCGGATGCCGCAGACGTAGTCTTCGAGCGGCCCCAGCTCGCTGCGCACCTCGCGCAGGGCGCCCAGCAGCACCTCGAAGAGGGTGGTCACCGGCCCGGTGCCCTCGGCGGCCACGTACTCGTCGTGGGAGCCCAGCTGGATGCGCAGGCTGGCTTCGACGACCGGCTGGTGCTTGCCGCGGATCACCTCGAAGAGCCGCAGCCGCTCGACCGTCATCGCCGGGTGGAAGCGGCCCGTCAGCTTGCCCAGCACCAGCTCGAGGCTGGCCTCCGCGTCCTCGTAGGTGTAGCCGGCCTCCTCGAGCCGCAGCAGCTCCTCGCGGATGCGCTGGTTGGCGGCCGAGTCGCCCGAGAGGTCCACGCCCAGCCGCTGGGCCAGGGACTCGAGGTAGCTGGCCCGGGCGATGCCCGGGAGCAGCAGCCGGCGCTCGTTGCCCACCGCCTCGGGCGGGATCGGCTCGTAGGTCTCCGGATCGCTGAGCACCGCGGCGATGTGCGAGTGGGTGCGGTGGGCGAAGACCTTGTAGCCCACGAAGGGGTGGTAGTCGAGGTCGCCCACCCCGATCTTGTTGACGATCGCCCGCGTGACCGGCGTCAGGTTCGCGAGCGCCTCGTCCGAGACGACGTCGATTCCCATCTTGAGCTTGAGGATGGGTATCAGCGTCGAAAGGTCGGTCATCCCGGTGCGCGCCCCGTAGCCGCCGATCGTGCCCTGCACGTGCTCGGCGCCCGCCTCCACCGCGGCGATGGCGTTGGCGACGGCGAGGCCCATGTCGTTGTGCCCGTGGAAACCGACGGTGACGTCCGGGTGCGCTTCCTTCACCGAGCGGATGCCCTTGGCCACCTCATGCATCAGCGAGGCCCCCACGGAATCGCCCAGCACCAGGATGTCGGCGCCCCCCTCCACGGCCGCCGCGGCCACCTCGAGCGAGTAGCCGCGGTCGTGGCGGCAGCCGTCGTAGAAGTGCTCCGCCGTGAAGATGACCTCCTTACCCAGCTCCTTGAGGTAGGCCACGGTCTCGCGCACCATCGCAAGGTTCTCCTCCAGCGTGGTGCGCAACACCTTCTCCACGTGCAGGCTCCAGGCCTTGCCGTAGATGTGCACGGTCCCGGTGTCGGCCTTGAGCAGCGCCCGCAGGTTCGGGTCACGGTCGGGGTCGGTCTCGGGCCGGCGGGTGGAGCCGAAGGCCACGAGCCGCCCCTTCAAGTCCAGATCGCGGGCGCGCTCGAAGACCTCCAGGTCCTCGGGCCACTGGTAGGGCCAGCCGGCCTCCAGATAGGGGATCTCGAGCCGATCGAGGAGCTGCAGGATCTCGATCTTGTCCTCGGGGGTGAAGCTCACCCCTTCGGAGAGGGCTCCGTCGCGGAGCAGGGTGTCCAGAATCGTGACCCGTCCCATGCCCTCAGCTTATACCGCGCGAAGCGGGCGCACGTCCTGCGTACTGCGTCACCAGCACCCCCACGATGGCCACCGCGCCGCCGACCACGGCCAGGAGGCTGGGCCACTCGCCCAGCCAGACCCAGGCGATGACGATGGCCAGCGCCGGCGAAAGGTAAAGGAAGCTGGTCACCCGCGAGGCCGGCGCCCGGCTGAGCGCGAAGGTCCAGGCGACGTAGGCCAGCATCCCCGGGCCCACCCCCAGGTAGACGACGCTCCAGGTCGCCGCGGGGGGCGCCGCAGCCAGCTCGGCGGGCAAACCGGGGAGCAACGGCAACATCCAGAGGGTGCCCGCCCAAAGGGTGTAGGCGGTGACCTCGAGCGGAGTGTAGCGTCCGTGCAGGGGCATTTGGAAGACGAAGTAGAGGCTCGTGGAGAACGCAGCAAGGACGATCCAGAACGCGCCCGGACTGAAGCGCAGCCCTCCCCCCTCCCCCAGGGCAATCAGCGCCACCCCCGCGAACCCGAGCCCGATGCCCGCCCACCCCAGGGGGGTGAGCCGCTCGCCGAGGAAGGAGACGGCGAGCAGCGCGGTGAAGATCGGGCCCGAGGCGATGAGCAGGCTCGCCGCGCCCGCGCTGACGGTGAGCTCGCCGTAGTTGAGCGCGACGTGGTAGACGGTGATCCCCAGAAACCCCAAAAGGGCGATCCGGCCCAGGTCGACGCGCCGGGGCGGGCGGACGCGCGCCAGCGCCGCGTAGACGACCAGGGTGGACGAGGCGACCAGGAAGCGGAGCAACGCCAGGTGCGCGGGACCGTACCCCTCCAGCCCCGCGCGGATGCCCGCGAAGGCCGAGGCCCACAGCACCAGGGTGAACGCGAGGGCGGAGAGGGTGGTGAGGTCCATCTCCGCCCAGTTTAGGCCTCCGCGTCGGACCGCGCTAGAAGCGGTAGGAGAGGCTGACCGAGAAGGGGCTGAAGACCGAGAAGTCGCTGCGGTCGGTCACGACCGGCGCCACCAGGAAGACGCTGCCCTCGAAACCCAGGGTCAGGCGGTCGCTGAACGCCGTCAGCGGCACGTTGATGCCCAGGGTGCCCCCGGGGAGCAGGCCGTAGCGGTCGCAGACGAAGGGGCCGCCGTTCGTCTTGGTGCAGGCGTAGTACAGCCGCGCGCGCGGCCCCGCGTAGGCGGAACCGAGCTCGGTGGGAACGGCGAGGTAGTAGGCGCCGTCGAGGGCCGCGCCCATCGTGTTCGTGGTCACCTCCACGTCGGTGTCGGGGACGCCGTCGTTGTTGGTGTCCA of the Oceanithermus desulfurans genome contains:
- a CDS encoding 3-hydroxyacyl-CoA dehydrogenase family protein, which translates into the protein MEIQKIGVIGAGQMGSGIAQVAAQSGYEVVLMDVEELSLKKGLEAIRRSLDRFLRKEKITQEEADATLARIKTTLNPADFADCDLVVEAIVENESVKGKLFQTLDKVVKPEAVFASNTSSIPITKLASYTTRPERFIGMHFMNPVPLMKLVEVIRGYKTTDEVTRLVMATAEKMGKVPVEVNDYPGFVSNRVLIPMLNEAIQAVMEGVATPEAIDTVMKLGMNHPMGPLTLADFIGLDTVLAIMEVLYEGFGDSKYRPSPLLKKMVQAGLLGRKSGQGFYKYDEKGNKIGS
- the cimA gene encoding citramalate synthase, with product MGRVTILDTLLRDGALSEGVSFTPEDKIEILQLLDRLEIPYLEAGWPYQWPEDLEVFERARDLDLKGRLVAFGSTRRPETDPDRDPNLRALLKADTGTVHIYGKAWSLHVEKVLRTTLEENLAMVRETVAYLKELGKEVIFTAEHFYDGCRHDRGYSLEVAAAAVEGGADILVLGDSVGASLMHEVAKGIRSVKEAHPDVTVGFHGHNDMGLAVANAIAAVEAGAEHVQGTIGGYGARTGMTDLSTLIPILKLKMGIDVVSDEALANLTPVTRAIVNKIGVGDLDYHPFVGYKVFAHRTHSHIAAVLSDPETYEPIPPEAVGNERRLLLPGIARASYLESLAQRLGVDLSGDSAANQRIREELLRLEEAGYTYEDAEASLELVLGKLTGRFHPAMTVERLRLFEVIRGKHQPVVEASLRIQLGSHDEYVAAEGTGPVTTLFEVLLGALREVRSELGPLEDYVCGIRLAAVRVRTFYPRGKQELRARVTVTFTDGERNWSTIGISRDLIQATWQALFDGIEYGLYTKAEAEGIEPPLFK
- a CDS encoding DMT family transporter, whose translation is MDLTTLSALAFTLVLWASAFAGIRAGLEGYGPAHLALLRFLVASSTLVVYAALARVRPPRRVDLGRIALLGFLGITVYHVALNYGELTVSAGAASLLIASGPIFTALLAVSFLGERLTPLGWAGIGLGFAGVALIALGEGGGLRFSPGAFWIVLAAFSTSLYFVFQMPLHGRYTPLEVTAYTLWAGTLWMLPLLPGLPAELAAAPPAATWSVVYLGVGPGMLAYVAWTFALSRAPASRVTSFLYLSPALAIVIAWVWLGEWPSLLAVVGGAVAIVGVLVTQYAGRAPASRGIS